The nucleotide sequence TTTTTTTGTTCACATATTTGCAATGTTAAGATAATGTTAGAGGAATTCCTTTTCTCACTTCTTATCTGCGCCTTTTTAACTAACTAAAACTTCAACCTCAACTATGAGCAAAACTGCGGAATCGGTTTGGAACAATTGTTTGTCCTTTATTGAAGATAATATCACTTCACAAGCGTACAAAACCTGGTTCGAACCTATAAAAGCCGTAAAACTTGCTGATAACGCTCTTAGTATACAGGTTCCCAGCAAGTTTTTTTATGAATGGTTAGAGGAGCATTATGTAAAGTTATTAAAAGTTGCCTTAACCAAAGAATTGGGGTCAAAAGCCAAATTGGTCTATGTGATCAAAATGGAAAACACCTATGGCAACAAACAACCCTTTACTGAAAAGATCCCAAGTTCAAACAGAAGTAACTCACAGGCTTCCCAAGAGGTCGATGTACCTTTGAAGAATAAGAGTCCCGAATTAAAGAATCCTTTTGTAATTCCGGGGATCCGAAATGTTAAGATAGAATCGCAACTCAATCCCAATTATAATTTCGACAATTTTCTGGAAGGGGAATCCAATCGCTTGGCCCGTTCGGCAGGGATGGCTGTAGCCAATAAACCAGGAGGCACTTCGTTTAATCCCTTATTGGTATTTGGTGGTGTTGGATTGGGTAAAACGCATCTTGCTCACGCTATTGGTGTTGAGATCAAGGACAAGTATCCGGAAAAAACGGTTCTCTATATTTCAGCCGAAAAATTTACTCAACAATATATCGAATCGGTTAAGAAGAACAACCGTAACGACTTCATACACTTTTATCAGATCATCGATGTGTTGATCGTGGATGATATTCAATTACTATCCGGAAAAGCCGGTACACAGGATGTATTCTTTCACATCTTCAATCACCTTCACCAAAACGGAAAACAAGTCATTTTAACGAGTGACAAGGCTCCGGTGGATATGATCGACATTGAACAACGCCTGTTGTCAAGGTTTAAATGGGGGCTTTCGGCCGAATTAAATCACCCCGATTACGATACACGGGTAGCCATAATTCAGAATAAATTATACCGTGACGGTGTGGAAATGCCCGAAGATATTGTCGAATTTCTGGCAAATAATATAAAAACCAATATTCGCGAACTGGAAGGTGCCATTATTTCGCTAATCGCTCACTCGTCTTTTAATAAACGAGAGATCACTATCGACCTCGCTAAAAAGATCGTCGATAATTATGTAAAACACACCAAGCGAGAAGTTTCTATAGATTATATCCAGAAAGTAGTAAGCGAATATTTTCAGATGGATGTGGATACACTTCAGTCTAAAACAAGAAAACGTCATATTGTTCAGGCCAGGCAATTGGCAATGTTCTTTGCTAAAAAATTCACTAAAGCCTCTCTGGCTTCCATTGGGTCTCAAATTGGACAGCGCGATCACGCCACGGTACTTCACGCCTGTAAAACAGTAGATAACTTATCCAGTACAGATAAGCAATTCCGAAAATACGTAGAAGACCTCAACAAAAAACTGACGCTGTAAAGCACAGTTCCTTTTTTCACATTTTTTTCGTTAATTTCCAACTATGAAAACAAAAGTTTTAATGGTTTGTCTTGGCAATATCTGCCGCTCTCCTTTGGCAGAAGGAATCCTGAAATCTAAAGTAGATACTGCTAAGGTGTATGTTACCTCAGCAGGTACCGGGAGTTGGCATGTTGGTGAACAGCCCGATCCACGAAGTATTGCCGTAGCTAAAAAGAACGGACTCGATATTTCTAATCAGCGCGGAAGACATTTTACGGCATCCGACTTTGATGAGTTCGATCATATCTTCGTAATGGACAACTCAAATAAGAAGAATGTACTCGATTTAGCTGTTTCAGAAGATCAAAGAAAGAAGGTTCGTCTCATCATGGAAGAGATCTTTCCCAACGAAAATGTAGATGTCCCGGATCCTTATTACGGTGGAGAAAACGGATTCGATCAAGTCTATGATATGCTGGATAAAGCCTGTACTT is from Constantimarinum furrinae and encodes:
- the dnaA gene encoding chromosomal replication initiator protein DnaA; amino-acid sequence: MSKTAESVWNNCLSFIEDNITSQAYKTWFEPIKAVKLADNALSIQVPSKFFYEWLEEHYVKLLKVALTKELGSKAKLVYVIKMENTYGNKQPFTEKIPSSNRSNSQASQEVDVPLKNKSPELKNPFVIPGIRNVKIESQLNPNYNFDNFLEGESNRLARSAGMAVANKPGGTSFNPLLVFGGVGLGKTHLAHAIGVEIKDKYPEKTVLYISAEKFTQQYIESVKKNNRNDFIHFYQIIDVLIVDDIQLLSGKAGTQDVFFHIFNHLHQNGKQVILTSDKAPVDMIDIEQRLLSRFKWGLSAELNHPDYDTRVAIIQNKLYRDGVEMPEDIVEFLANNIKTNIRELEGAIISLIAHSSFNKREITIDLAKKIVDNYVKHTKREVSIDYIQKVVSEYFQMDVDTLQSKTRKRHIVQARQLAMFFAKKFTKASLASIGSQIGQRDHATVLHACKTVDNLSSTDKQFRKYVEDLNKKLTL
- a CDS encoding low molecular weight protein-tyrosine-phosphatase: MKTKVLMVCLGNICRSPLAEGILKSKVDTAKVYVTSAGTGSWHVGEQPDPRSIAVAKKNGLDISNQRGRHFTASDFDEFDHIFVMDNSNKKNVLDLAVSEDQRKKVRLIMEEIFPNENVDVPDPYYGGENGFDQVYDMLDKACTSIAKRL